TGACTCCGAGCGTCCCCGCCCTAGGAAACGGCAACCCCAAAGGTCCCTGGGGGCGGACACCCACCTGGCCGAGCCCCGCCAACGACTGGGCCCACCAAGCCAAACAACAGCAGCCACTGGAAGCGGAGCGTCCCCAAGGGCGAGCCCGCGCGGGATCCCATCTCGGCCGATTCCGCAGGTTCCACTCAGCGTTCGGTCGCTCCTGCCTCCGTCCGCTCCATCACTCCCCAACCCCGCCGGGGCCCCAGAGCTGGCCGGGACGCGCGCGCCCGGGGACGAACACGCGCTCGCCACTGACGCAACTCAGCCCTTGTCCGAGCTCGCTCCCGACACCGCGCTCGCTACCGCTGACGTAGGGAAAAAGCGAGTCCCCGGCGAGAAAATGGAATTGCTATCTGGACGCTGCGAGCCGCACTCGTCTACCCCGCCCACCCACTGTCCGCGCCCCTTTCTACTCCCAGGCCCGCCTACGGCGGGGGTCGGAGGGCCCGATTGGAGGAAGCGCTCGGCGCAAAAGGAGGAGGAGCGTGAGACTCCGAGGAGGAATTGAGGAGCAGAAGCAacgcgcagccccgccccctgcgcagCCCCTTCTGATTGGTTGTCAGGGGGTTGGGCGGAGCGCCGGGCTGCGCGCCCATTGGCTGCTTGGCCGGGAAAAGCGGGGCTACGGAAGAGGCCTGACCGGGCCGGGCTCGCATCCCCGCTGCCTGCCGGGGCTTGTGGTTGCGGAGGCCCGGTATCCGCCACCGGGCCCGGGAAGATGGTGCTGGGTGGTTGCCCGGTGAGTTACCTACTTCTCTGCGGTCAGGCGGCCTTGCTGCTGGGGAACCTGCTTCTGCTGCATTGTGTCTCTCGGAGCCACTCGTTCAACGCTACCGCGGAGCCCGAGCTCACGTCCGCAGGCGCCGCCCACCCGGAGGTCTCCGCCGGCGCTCCGAGCTGGGAATATGGCGACCCCACCTCTCCAGTCATCCTTTGCTCTTTCCTGTAAGCTACCCAGTCGTGGAGACAGGTGGAGATGGCGAGAGGGCAAGGAATAGATGGGGTGTtgtgttgggggaggaggagaaggaaggatgctttggggtttttttttccgGACCCTCTCCACCTGAGGACCCGATAGGCAACACGCGGGAGGTAAATATCATGACGGGTTTCTCAGTCCTCTACCCGGTGCAGGGGGAAACCTTGGGTGTGGGTGACAGGTCCTTTGGGATCCCCAAAGAGGAGAACTGGGGAGGAGTGACATCATACAGCCTCCGGAAGAAGGGTAGGGTAGGAGGGTGTGCCTTCTCTGCCCTCCGTTTTACCCGAAAGAGATTCCTTCGTAGGCGCTGGTGCTGTGTGAGCCACAAATGAAGTAAGTTGCTTGCCCCTGCCTACAAGGTActtgggcggggaggggagaaataTTCTTACCATTACAAAACCAAGTCATTTCTTGACATCTCTTTTTAGTCAAATAAGAAAAGGCGTTTGGGAAATGCAAGGAGAACTGGGAATCCTTTGGCCTTAATCTTGCCCCCAGAGCCTTGCGGATGTTTGCCTAGGGAAGAGTTGAAGCTATGGCAGAAGTAGAATCCGTGCAGAAACGGGACCAGAAACAACCCCTGCCCCCCCAATAAAAGGGTCATTTGGGTGGATGGCTGTCTGTTTGACCTGCCGTGCTTCAGTCTAATTGACACCATCTTTTGGGGGAGAGTCAGAGTGAAATTAAACCCCAGAAAACTTGAAGAAATGTCGCTTGCCTGTTTTGATTATATACATGTAAACAGCCAATTGCAAAGGCCATGTGATGATCATGATCTTACTGGTGATTTATAGACCGGATGAATTCATAGAATGCGAAGACCCAGTGGATCATGTTGGAAATACAACTGCATCCCAGGAACTTGGTTATGGTTGTCTCAAGGtgggtttttgttctgttttataaGCAAACTCATCCAGAAATGTACAGGGTCTtaccgctggcacccgccttggctgacccaggggcctgtgggctggggggcagctcctgggttgagcgtctgccccctggtggtcagtgcacatcatagcgactagtcttTCCACTGGTCGTtttgctgttcggttgatttgcatattaggtttttcttatataggatgtCTTTGTAGGAGATTATAGGATTCAAGGAGAACTTTAGTAACAATGGCCTCTTTGAATGGAGAAAAACTGTTTGGTTCCATTAATAATATCTCTAAAGCTAGGTGCACATTGCCTAATCAGACTCCCAAAAACTAGTGAAATTCATGTACGTTCTCCCCATTATGGATGCACCATTATATTTGCTGTATAATGCAAGTCAAGACACAGTCAAGTGTAACAAAATTatggggaaatatttttttaactttttttctttaattctcttttgtttaaagtattacatgagtctcctttttccccccattgacctctccccggccgctccCACCTGCCAGcagatgccctcacccccctatggGAAAATATTCTTTGTACTAAATCAGACACAGAGGAATAAACATGAAAGTACTAAAACTAAAAAACAGCTTATATTGTAAtaaagcataaataaatattctcaatACAGTGAGATTTTGTCCTATTGATATTTATGGATAAAAGTTTGAGTTAGCATTGTTTAGAGATcacatgattttatatattttaattaaaaactgaaTTGATCCTGTCAAGGCACTCAAACTATCACTTCCCCCAGAAGTCCTAGAGGACTGGCAGTGCTCAGGTACCTGATTCCCTGGGAGAGTACACGGAATAAGTATCGTTTttcctattctcttccctttgAGAAATGCTCCAACAAAAATAGTAGTGACGAACTTAATAAGGTGCCAGTAGAGAATGTACAGCTGTGCTTACTTTTCTAGAATTCAGTTACGCAAAGGGTCAGAGGTCCTGTTCTGAAATTTTTTGCTGGAATTTAAACATACTATAGACATACTACAAATACCTGTTAATCACACAGTCATGACCTAAATAAAGTCCTGAGTCAGTTGATATTCTGAGTTCTTTCCTAGTTATGttcatttgtaatatatataaaacagacCTCTAATACAAggtcaactttttattttttttatatatatattttattgatttttttatagagagctaaggagagggctagagagttagaaacatcgatgagagagaaacatcaatcagctgcctcctgcacaccccctaccagggatgtgcccgcagccaaggtacatgcccttgaccggaatcgaacctgagacctttcagtccgcaggccgacgctctatccactgagccaaaccggtttcggctacaaggTCAACTTTTTAAATAGCCATTCCCAAATGCTCAGTAATATGCCCTTTTTTCTGTAAATCAAGGTTAATTAAAGCATTGTGTCCATCTGTTCTAAATggcatttaatgaaaataataatacatttttaaactttattattaaagaagtcagtcaaaaaaaaaaggaagaaaaaaaacgaGTTTATTTAAAGCAATGTACATTTAGGATGGACTAATTTACAGTCACTTGAAGTATGTCACTAAATTTCTTGTTCTTTCACACAGCTTTACCCTAACTTCATTCGAATAGTTATCATCCTGAGTCAGCATTTATTAATTGATATAAAGATGCATTTTGTGTTACTTGCTTTGGTGAGTTTTTTGGTTTCTTTCGTTTTGGTTGTTATTCCACAGTTTGGTGGTCAGGCCTACAGTGATGTGGAACACACGTCAGTCCAGTGCAGGGCCCTGGATGGAATTGAGTGTGCCAGTCCTAGGACCTTCCTACGAGAGAATAAACCTTGTATAAAGTAAGTGTTACTTTGAATGGGGTTATTGGTAGTTGGGTGG
The sequence above is a segment of the Eptesicus fuscus isolate TK198812 chromosome 8, DD_ASM_mEF_20220401, whole genome shotgun sequence genome. Coding sequences within it:
- the TM2D2 gene encoding TM2 domain-containing protein 2, encoding MVLGGCPVSYLLLCGQAALLLGNLLLLHCVSRSHSFNATAEPELTSAGAAHPEVSAGAPSWEYGDPTSPVILCSFLPDEFIECEDPVDHVGNTTASQELGYGCLKFGGQAYSDVEHTSVQCRALDGIECASPRTFLRENKPCIKYTGHYFITTLLYSFFLGCFGVDRFCLGHTGTAVGKLLTLGGLGIWWFVDLILLITGGLMPSDGSNWCTVY